The Anastrepha ludens isolate Willacy chromosome 2, idAnaLude1.1, whole genome shotgun sequence genome contains a region encoding:
- the LOC128871535 gene encoding putative cyclin-dependent serine/threonine-protein kinase DDB_G0272797/DDB_G0274007, whose protein sequence is MDLATVPPELEELLICSCCHLPFNDNDALPKLFTCRHYFCLKCVNSLLREGSDELYCVHCWKRTELQGPEPRTDSLPTYNAILYLTQNLTSLSLKMKTGERDHQQRSSSIASNGSTGALSGSGALNSSANNNNNSNNDGSNSNISSIGVGVGNSNNNSVDKLKMTENCMTHAMPNTLWCSVCNMLLCRACAATEEHRSHLVKNKIEAKESLRTDISNELLGMQKTLNDVQHLVLKQRDFLLKILESCTTLKTQIETELINHMPTLEISEIRDNLCKARLCLEMLDKQTPAEAMKLYTTLHGEKQRLMAKYQEMFLQCKLDDMIRNCGYVFDFDLIKQALVQMHNCVLNGGNLDNFGVGSVIGGLNGITGTHHQNPVLLLANYCISQLYSRHMLVLKQQQQQQQHQQQQQQQHAQQQQHQQQQQHLLSNGLLTSMISHVSLANSINGNIPTSNANFTHATYAQALQQNQPASNSVSQQQQQQQQQLQANNPSSPVHKTYADIIALSNKSTTNLQNAQQQQQLLQQQQSTGSSFSEIAPIGTPATTSSTSVVVGAQRNATSHLFSSNDLNGLGLSLLHLQQQTASNAQQQQSKSTLLLNPSVHVYPIYYFNIEINGQHSGRILIEVRSDVAPKMAKNFNALATQELGYGYKGCHIFQCWENESIITGDFELNNGRGGRSVYDEGFFMPDDTKILAIRGSVGMRRSQKRHDNLGLVGSQFRIILREMRGFTGIFAFVVEGLDLVEKISQTGDATGKPQSSVVIVSCGKYQLG, encoded by the coding sequence ATGGACTTGGCGACCGTACCACCGGAGCTTGAAGAGCTCCTCATCTGCAGCTGCTGCCATCTGCCCTTCAACGATAACGATGCCCTGCCCAAGCTGTTCACGTGTCGTCACTACTTCTGCCTCAAATGTGTCAATTCATTGCTGCGCGAGGGTAGCGATGAACTCTACTGTGTACACTGTTGGAAACGCACCGAACTACAAGGACCCGAGCCACGCACCGACAGTCTACCCACCTACAATGCGATTTTGTATCTCACTCAGAATTTGACTTCGCTTAGTTTGAAAATGAAAACCGGCGAACGTGATCATCAGCAACGTTCCTCGTCGATTGCTTCGAATGGATCAACTGGTGCGCTCAGCGGGAGTGGCGCACTCAATAGCAGtgccaataataacaacaacagcaacaacgacgGCAGCAATAGCAATATTAGTAGtattggtgttggtgttggcaacagcaacaacaacagcgttgataaattaaaaatgaccGAAAACTGCATGACCCATGCCATGCCGAACACACTGTGGTGCAGCGTTTGCAATATGTTGCTATGTCGTGCCTGTGCCGCTACTGAAGAGCACCGCTCACATTTGGTGAAGAACAAAATCGAGGCTAAAGAATCACTACGTACGGACATATCAAACGAACTGCTCGGCATGCAGAAGACGCTTAACGATGTACAACATCTAGTTTTGAAGCAACGCGATTTTCTGCTCAAAATATTAGAAAGTTGCACCACGCTCAAGACGCAAATCGAGACGGAGCTGATCAATCATATGCCCACTCTAGAGATTTCCGAAATACGTGACAATTTGTGTAAGGCGCGTTTGTGTCTCGAAATGCTGGACAAGCAAACGCCTGCCGAGGCAATGAAACTCTATACAACGCTGCATGGCGAGAAGCAGCGTCTTATGGCCAAGTATCAGGAAATGTTTTTGCAATGTAAGCTAGACGATATGATTCGCAATTGCGGTTATGTTTTCGATTTTGACCTTATCAAGCAGGCGCTCGTGCAAATGCACAATTGCGTGCTCAATGGCGGCAATTTGGATAATTTTGGTGTGGGCTCAGTGATTGGGGGTCTGAATGGCATTACTGGCACGCATCATCAGAATCCAGTTTTGCTTTTGGCCAACTATTGCATATCGCAATTGTACTCCCGTCATATGTTGGTgctgaagcagcagcagcagcaacagcagcatcaacaacaacagcagcaacagcatgcgcaacagcagcagcatcaacagcaacagcagcatttGCTATCAAATGGTCTGCTCACGTCCATGATTTCACATGTAAGCCTCGCCAATTCGATCAACGGCAATATTCCTACTTCGAATGCCAATTTTACACACGCAACATACGCACAGGCACTGCAGCAGAACCAACCGGCGAGCAATAGTGTTtcgcagcaacagcagcaacaacaacaacagctacaaGCAAACAATCCCTCTTCGCCGGTGCACAAGACTTACGCCGACATCATTGCGCTCTCCAACAAATCCACTACGAATTTGCAAAatgctcaacaacaacaacaattgctacagcaacaacaatccaCGGGTAGTAGCTTTTCGGAAATTGCACCTATTGGCACACCAGCCACCACATCCTCCACTTCGGTAGTCGTTGGCGCACAACGCAATGCCACATCACATCTTTTTTCTAGCAATGACCTCAACGGTTTAGGTTTAAGCCTCTTGCATCTACAGCAGCAAACTGCTTCCAatgcacagcaacaacaatcgaAATCAACATTGTTACTCAATCCCAGCGTACACGTCTACCCAATTTATTACTTTAACATCGAGATTAACGGTCAGCATTCGGGACGTATTCTTATAGAAGTGCGCAGTGATGTAGCACCGAAAATGGCTAAGAATTTCAATGCACTTGCCACGCAGGAGCTCGGTTACGGTTATAAGGGTTGTCACATTTTCCAATGTTGGGAAAATGAAAGTATTATTACGGGcgattttgaattgaataatgGACGTGGCGGACGTTCTGTATACGATGAGGGCTTCTTTATGCCAGATGATACTAAAATATTAGCCATACGCGGTTCGGTTGGCATGCGACGCAGTCAGAAGCGTCATGATAACTTAGGACTTGTAGGTTCACAGTTCCGTATAATTTTAAGAGAAATGCGTGGATTTACCGGAATTTTTGCATTTGTAGTTGAAGGCTTGGATTTGGTAGAGAAGATATCACAAACGGGTGATGCAACGGGCAAGCCCCAAAGTAGCGTTGTTATTGTTAGTTGTGGCAAATATCAATTAGGTTAG